One window from the genome of Hippocampus zosterae strain Florida chromosome 7, ASM2543408v3, whole genome shotgun sequence encodes:
- the stmn1a gene encoding stathmin 1a, producing MAASEDIQVKELDKRASGQAFEVILGDPTPDSKGDFPLAPPKKKDVSLEEIQRKLDAAEERRKNHEAEVLKHLAEKREHEKEVLQKAMEENNNFSKMAEEKLNQKMEANKGKRTAIMAAMNEKFKEKDKKLEEVRKNKETNQTNADEETSED from the exons ATGGCAGCCTCCGAAG ATATTCAGGTCAAGGAACTTGACAAGCGAGCCTCTGGCCAAGCCTTTGAGGTTATTCTTGGTGATCCTACCCCGGACAGTAAGGGTGACTTCCCCTTGGCCCCTCCAAAGAAAAAGGATGTCTCATTGGAGGAAATTCAGAGGAAGCTGGATGCTGCAGAAGAAAGACGCAAG aacCATGAAGCTGAGGTTTTGAAGCATTTAGCAGAAAAACGCGAGCATGAAAAAGAAGTTCTGCAGAAAGCTATGGAAGAGAACAACAATTTCAGCAAGATGGCTGAGGAGAAACTCAACCAAAAAATGGAAGCCAACAAAGGGAAACGTACAGCAATAATGGCggcaatgaatgaaaaattcaaGGAGAAA gATAAAAAATTGGAGGAGGTGcgaaaaaataaagaaaccaaTCAAACCAACGCAGACGAAGAAACTTCAGAAGACTGA